In Flavobacterium endoglycinae, one DNA window encodes the following:
- the argH gene encoding argininosuccinate lyase, with translation MKLWEKGIPTDKQIEQFTVGNDRELDLVLAKYDALGSIAHAKMLGQIGLLTSEETTSLVDALNEIIADIVVGNFEIEDSFEDVHSKIEYLLTVKLGDAGKKIHTARSRNDQVLVDVHLYLKDELKAIKEQVKTLFDLLMESAEKHQNVLLPGYTHLQIAMPSSFGMWFSAYAESLIDDITMLNAASKIVDQNPLGSAAGYGSSFPINRTFTTQELGFETLKYNAVAAQMSRGKAEKTVAFAMTSVAGTLSKFAMDVCLYMSQNFDFIGLPAHLTTGSSIMPHKKNPDVFELIRGKCNKIQALPYEITLITNNLPSGYHRDLQLLKEGLFPAIQNLKACLDIAIFSIKDITVKDHILEDKKYDYLFTVDTLNEMVVAGMPFRDAYKAVAEQLEAGTYKSPKETKHTHEGSINNLCLDAIKDKMKAAF, from the coding sequence ATGAAACTTTGGGAAAAAGGAATACCAACAGATAAGCAAATCGAGCAATTCACCGTTGGAAACGATCGTGAACTGGATTTGGTTTTAGCAAAATACGATGCTTTAGGTTCAATCGCTCACGCTAAAATGCTTGGGCAAATTGGTTTATTGACTTCAGAAGAAACGACTTCTTTAGTTGATGCGTTAAACGAAATCATTGCGGATATCGTAGTGGGTAATTTCGAAATCGAAGACAGTTTTGAAGATGTTCACTCTAAAATCGAATATTTGCTGACCGTAAAATTGGGCGATGCCGGAAAGAAAATCCACACGGCGCGTTCTCGTAATGATCAAGTTTTAGTAGATGTTCATTTGTATTTAAAAGACGAATTAAAAGCAATAAAAGAACAGGTAAAAACACTTTTTGATTTGTTGATGGAATCAGCAGAGAAACATCAAAATGTATTGTTGCCAGGTTACACACATTTGCAAATCGCAATGCCGTCTTCATTCGGAATGTGGTTTTCGGCTTATGCAGAAAGTCTGATTGATGATATTACAATGCTAAACGCAGCTTCAAAAATTGTAGATCAGAATCCGTTAGGGTCTGCTGCGGGTTACGGAAGTTCATTTCCAATCAACAGAACTTTTACCACTCAGGAATTAGGTTTTGAAACTTTAAAATACAATGCCGTTGCAGCACAAATGAGCCGTGGAAAAGCAGAAAAAACAGTTGCTTTTGCGATGACAAGCGTTGCGGGAACATTATCAAAATTTGCAATGGATGTTTGTTTGTATATGAGCCAGAACTTTGATTTTATTGGACTTCCAGCACATCTTACAACAGGTTCAAGCATTATGCCTCATAAGAAAAATCCAGATGTTTTCGAATTAATCAGAGGAAAATGCAATAAGATTCAGGCGCTTCCTTACGAAATCACTTTAATTACCAATAACCTGCCAAGCGGGTATCATAGAGATTTACAGCTTTTAAAAGAAGGTTTGTTTCCAGCGATTCAAAACTTGAAAGCTTGTCTGGATATTGCGATTTTCTCCATAAAAGACATCACCGTAAAAGATCATATTTTAGAAGATAAAAAATACGATTATCTATTTACAGTTGATACATTGAACGAAATGGTAGTGGCTGGAATGCCGTTTAGAGATGCGTATAAAGCCGTTGCAGAACAATTGGAAGCAGGAACATACAAATCTCCAAAAGAAACCAAACACACGCACGAAGGCAGTATTAATAATTTATGCCTTGATGCAATTA
- a CDS encoding M20 family metallo-hydrolase translates to MKNIDTLTQEAISLLKSLIETPSFSSEEDQTALLIENWFNQNEIPFKRENNNVWAFNKYFDENKPTLLLNSHHDTVRPNQAYTNDPFKAIEKDGKLFGLGSNDAGGCLVSLLATFVHFYENQNLSHNIVIVASAEEESSGKNGLNSVLKHLPELDCAIVGEPTLMQLAVAEKGLLVLDVKVKGTASHAAHQNDDNALYKSIPVMEWFKNYKFDKISDVLGPVKMTVTQINAGKQHNVVPSECDLVVDIRVTDRYSNAEILEVVKANVNAEVTPRSMHLNASSIPIEHGLVQAGIALGRTTYGSPTLSDQSVLSCQSLKLGPGETLRSHSADEFIFVNEIVEGVDLYIKILTGFFKL, encoded by the coding sequence ATGAAAAATATAGATACGCTTACCCAAGAAGCAATTAGTTTATTAAAGAGCCTTATTGAAACCCCTTCATTTTCAAGCGAAGAAGATCAAACAGCTCTTTTAATAGAAAATTGGTTCAATCAGAATGAAATTCCATTCAAGAGAGAAAACAACAATGTGTGGGCTTTCAATAAATATTTCGACGAAAACAAACCAACACTTTTATTAAACTCACATCACGATACCGTAAGACCAAATCAAGCTTACACCAACGATCCGTTTAAGGCAATTGAAAAAGACGGGAAATTATTCGGTTTAGGAAGTAATGATGCAGGAGGATGTCTAGTGTCGCTATTGGCTACATTTGTACATTTTTACGAAAACCAAAACTTATCACATAATATTGTTATCGTTGCTTCGGCAGAAGAAGAAAGCAGCGGAAAAAATGGTTTAAACAGCGTTTTAAAACACTTGCCAGAACTAGATTGTGCAATTGTAGGCGAACCCACTTTAATGCAATTAGCGGTTGCAGAAAAAGGTCTTTTGGTTTTAGATGTAAAAGTAAAAGGAACTGCAAGCCATGCGGCGCATCAAAACGATGATAATGCTTTATATAAATCAATTCCAGTAATGGAATGGTTTAAAAACTATAAATTCGACAAAATCTCAGATGTTTTAGGTCCTGTAAAGATGACCGTAACGCAAATAAATGCAGGAAAACAACATAATGTGGTTCCGTCAGAATGTGATTTGGTTGTTGATATTCGTGTAACAGATCGTTATTCAAATGCTGAAATTTTAGAGGTAGTAAAAGCAAATGTAAATGCCGAAGTTACCCCAAGATCAATGCACTTAAATGCTTCGTCTATTCCAATCGAACACGGTTTAGTGCAAGCAGGAATTGCTTTAGGAAGAACGACTTACGGATCTCCAACGCTTTCAGATCAATCGGTTTTAAGTTGTCAGTCTTTAAAATTAGGACCAGGAGAAACATTACGTTCGCATTCAGCAGACGAATTTATTTTTGTAAACGAAATTGTAGAAGGAGTTGATTTGTATATTAAAATACTAACCGGTTTCTTCAAATTATAA
- the argB gene encoding acetylglutamate kinase, which translates to MKQVTVIKIGGNIIDNPAELEQFLTDFSKIEGYKVLVHGGGKSATKMAQSIGLVPQMIDGRRITDAPMLDVVVMIYAGQINKHIVAQLQSKDNNAVGFSGADGNLIQSTKRNHPTIDYGFVGDVKQVNTKLLATLLEAGIVPVFCAITHDKNGQLLNTNADTIASELSIALSEVFDVTLTYCFEKQGVLMDSEDDSSVITEINEVLYNKLKEEKVIHSGMIPKLDNCFNSLSRGVQKIKIGHHRMLQNSDVPHTTITL; encoded by the coding sequence ATGAAGCAAGTTACTGTAATAAAAATTGGTGGAAACATCATTGACAATCCGGCAGAATTAGAACAATTTTTAACTGATTTTTCTAAAATCGAAGGATACAAAGTTTTAGTTCACGGCGGTGGAAAATCGGCTACAAAGATGGCGCAGAGTATTGGATTGGTTCCGCAGATGATTGACGGACGCCGAATTACAGATGCTCCAATGCTGGATGTTGTGGTAATGATTTATGCAGGTCAGATCAACAAGCATATTGTGGCGCAATTGCAGTCAAAAGATAATAATGCAGTTGGTTTTTCTGGAGCTGATGGGAATCTAATTCAGTCAACAAAAAGAAATCACCCAACAATTGATTACGGATTTGTTGGCGATGTAAAACAAGTCAACACCAAATTACTGGCTACTTTATTAGAAGCTGGAATTGTACCCGTTTTCTGTGCAATTACACACGACAAAAACGGACAATTATTAAACACAAACGCCGATACTATTGCAAGCGAATTGTCAATTGCATTATCTGAAGTTTTTGATGTAACGCTAACATATTGTTTTGAAAAACAAGGTGTTTTGATGGATTCAGAAGATGATTCTTCTGTGATTACAGAAATCAACGAAGTATTATACAATAAACTAAAAGAAGAAAAAGTAATCCATTCTGGAATGATCCCAAAATTGGATAACTGTTTCAATAGCTTATCTCGAGGTGTTCAGAAAATCAAAATTGGGCATCATAGAATGCTTCAGAACTCAGATGTTCCGCATACAACGATTACACTATAA
- a CDS encoding N-acetylornithine carbamoyltransferase, which produces MNYISIKEINSLSKWVKQAIKIKKNPLKNQDLGKNKTLGMLFFNPSLRTRLSTQKAAMNLGMNVMVMNFTNEGWTLEFEDGAVMNSGASEHIKEAAEVVSQYCDIIAIRAFAGLVDKEKDYAETLISGFLKYATVPIVNMESAIRHPLQSLADAITMEEFKPRHKNKQKVVLSWAPHPKALPQAVANSFVEMMQMQKDMDFVITHPEGYELSPEITKGCKIEYDQNKAFENADFVYVKNWSNFNDYGKVTNSDPNWTVTAEKMALTNNGKFMHCLPVRRNVIVTDEVLDGENSIVIEQANNRTYSAQLVLQKILKKI; this is translated from the coding sequence ATGAACTATATCTCAATAAAAGAAATCAACTCATTATCAAAATGGGTAAAACAAGCGATCAAAATCAAAAAGAATCCGCTTAAAAATCAAGATTTAGGAAAAAACAAAACTTTAGGAATGCTATTCTTCAATCCGAGTTTAAGAACGCGTTTGAGTACTCAAAAAGCGGCTATGAACTTAGGAATGAACGTTATGGTAATGAATTTTACTAACGAAGGCTGGACATTAGAATTTGAAGACGGAGCGGTAATGAATTCTGGCGCTTCAGAACATATTAAAGAAGCGGCAGAAGTCGTTTCTCAATATTGTGATATTATCGCAATCCGTGCTTTTGCCGGATTGGTAGATAAAGAAAAAGATTATGCTGAAACATTAATTTCAGGATTTTTGAAATATGCTACAGTGCCAATTGTAAACATGGAAAGCGCTATTCGTCACCCATTACAATCGCTGGCAGATGCAATTACAATGGAAGAGTTCAAACCTAGACATAAAAACAAACAAAAAGTAGTGCTTTCGTGGGCGCCGCATCCAAAAGCTTTGCCGCAGGCAGTTGCCAATTCATTTGTAGAAATGATGCAGATGCAAAAAGATATGGATTTTGTGATCACACATCCAGAAGGATATGAACTAAGTCCAGAGATTACAAAAGGCTGCAAAATCGAATACGACCAAAATAAAGCTTTCGAAAACGCTGATTTCGTTTACGTTAAAAACTGGAGTAATTTCAACGATTACGGAAAAGTAACCAACAGCGATCCAAATTGGACGGTTACTGCCGAAAAAATGGCTTTAACGAATAACGGAAAATTTATGCACTGTCTTCCAGTTCGTCGTAACGTAATCGTAACAGATGAAGTTTTAGACGGAGAAAATTCAATCGTAATCGAACAAGCAAATAATAGAACGTATTCTGCACAATTAGTGTTGCAGAAGATTCTTAAAAAAATATAA
- the proB gene encoding glutamate 5-kinase, producing MGKKRILLKIGSNTLTKETNHISRGKIEDLGVQIAALNDEYEFIIVSSGAIAAAKQFVKLDNQDKDVFVKQALASIGQPHLMRIYNENFKDLGLNTSQCLLSYSDFEKEQTKKNIVNTINVLVKNNYIPIINENDTVATDEIRFGDNDKLAALTAVLLNVDILIIATNTNGIYTKESIHDEVPETIKLVNDLKSLEKEIGESKSSHGTGGMQSKIEAAGIAKAANIETWIVNGLNDNFILNALKDEIPFTKIL from the coding sequence ATGGGTAAAAAGAGAATTTTATTAAAAATAGGAAGTAATACTTTAACCAAAGAAACCAATCATATTTCGCGGGGAAAGATTGAAGATCTTGGAGTGCAGATTGCGGCTTTAAACGACGAATATGAATTTATAATCGTAAGTTCAGGAGCAATTGCGGCAGCAAAGCAATTTGTAAAACTGGATAATCAAGATAAAGATGTTTTTGTAAAGCAGGCTTTAGCTTCTATCGGACAACCTCATTTAATGCGGATTTACAATGAGAATTTCAAAGATTTAGGATTAAATACCTCACAGTGTTTGCTTTCTTATTCTGATTTTGAAAAAGAACAGACCAAAAAAAACATTGTAAATACCATTAATGTATTGGTTAAAAACAATTACATTCCGATTATCAATGAAAATGATACCGTTGCGACAGATGAGATTCGATTCGGAGATAATGACAAATTAGCAGCTTTAACGGCAGTTCTTTTAAATGTTGACATTCTGATAATTGCAACCAATACAAATGGAATTTATACCAAAGAATCGATTCATGATGAAGTTCCGGAAACCATAAAATTGGTAAATGATTTAAAATCGCTCGAAAAAGAAATCGGAGAGTCAAAATCATCACACGGAACAGGAGGAATGCAATCCAAAATTGAAGCAGCAGGAATTGCAAAAGCAGCGAACATAGAAACCTGGATTGTGAACGGATTAAATGACAATTTTATTTTGAATGCATTAAAAGACGAAATTCCATTTACTAAAATTTTATAG
- a CDS encoding glutamate-5-semialdehyde dehydrogenase, producing the protein MKPLSIEIRNAVLRTMAKLVEQERNQIILTNQEDLSDYDGSDLAMEERLKVDDKKVDEMILSLNQLASQEDPIGIERFHFTHDNGIKVVNKTAAFGTILIIYESRPDVTIEAGGIAFKSGNKILLKGGKESLKSNLKIVSLWHKALEENGVSKDWVEYLNYNRTETQAFLEKPTQKVDLIVPRGGEKLIEFVKAHATCPVIVSGRGNNFVYVHEDADTDLALKVILNAKTAKISACNALDKVLICSKLPNFEGFTAMLIEALIESKVEVIVDKSLENFENTKTIQNEDIWYEEFLDYKIVIGTIDSQDHAIDMINKYCGGHSAAIITRDSEAAQQFMESIDAAAVYQNASTRFTDGGQFGLGGELAISTDKLHQRGPIGLQHLVTNKWYVYGEGQIR; encoded by the coding sequence ATGAAACCATTATCAATTGAAATACGCAATGCGGTTTTGCGGACTATGGCAAAGCTAGTCGAACAGGAGCGGAATCAGATTATTTTGACCAATCAAGAAGATCTTAGCGATTACGACGGTTCAGATTTAGCGATGGAAGAACGCCTGAAAGTAGATGATAAAAAAGTTGATGAAATGATTTTGTCATTGAATCAGTTAGCTTCACAGGAAGATCCCATTGGTATTGAGCGTTTTCATTTTACTCATGATAATGGAATCAAAGTAGTGAATAAAACCGCAGCTTTCGGAACCATTTTAATTATTTACGAATCTCGCCCAGATGTTACAATCGAAGCAGGTGGAATCGCTTTTAAATCTGGAAACAAGATTTTATTAAAGGGGGGAAAAGAATCTCTAAAATCAAATTTAAAGATTGTAAGCCTTTGGCATAAAGCTCTGGAAGAAAACGGAGTTTCAAAAGACTGGGTAGAATATCTGAATTATAACAGAACTGAAACTCAGGCATTTTTAGAAAAACCAACTCAAAAAGTAGATTTAATTGTTCCGAGAGGAGGAGAAAAATTAATCGAGTTTGTAAAAGCACATGCGACTTGTCCGGTAATTGTAAGCGGACGCGGAAACAATTTTGTTTACGTTCATGAAGATGCCGATACCGATTTGGCTTTAAAAGTAATTTTAAATGCAAAAACGGCTAAAATTTCGGCTTGTAATGCTTTAGATAAAGTTTTGATCTGTTCTAAACTTCCAAATTTTGAAGGTTTTACAGCAATGTTAATCGAAGCTTTGATTGAATCAAAAGTGGAAGTAATTGTCGATAAATCGTTAGAGAATTTTGAGAATACCAAAACAATTCAGAATGAAGATATTTGGTACGAAGAATTTTTAGATTATAAAATCGTAATCGGAACTATTGATTCTCAAGATCATGCTATTGATATGATTAATAAATACTGTGGAGGTCATTCTGCAGCAATTATTACAAGAGATAGTGAAGCCGCGCAGCAGTTTATGGAATCGATAGATGCAGCGGCGGTTTACCAAAATGCATCAACAAGATTCACAGACGGCGGACAATTCGGACTTGGCGGAGAATTAGCAATCAGTACAGATAAACTTCATCAAAGAGGACCAATCGGTTTACAGCATTTGGTAACCAATAAATGGTACGTGTACGGAGAGGGGCAGATTAGATAA